From Prochlorococcus marinus XMU1419, a single genomic window includes:
- a CDS encoding DUF2232 domain-containing protein: MKITTKTEALNIVETSYLASLSSLLWVALYYLPIGGALLRLILPLPMILLHLRRGTKIASEGLLIQFLLLFIIMGPVRGTLFLFPYGILAFWLGWCWFKEKSWKLSLTGGVIIGTLGFLLRVIALSTLVGDNLWVLITRASYGLIEKFIGLFNLPLYPSIFTIQLGAILLIIFQEIVYVLTVHVVAYSLFPRFKLTIPDPPRLLNSLVDFNN, encoded by the coding sequence ATGAAAATAACAACAAAAACTGAAGCATTAAATATTGTCGAGACATCTTATTTAGCATCTCTTTCGTCTTTATTATGGGTTGCATTATATTATCTGCCGATTGGGGGAGCTTTATTAAGGTTGATTTTACCCCTCCCAATGATCTTGTTGCACTTGAGAAGAGGAACTAAAATTGCATCTGAAGGACTTTTAATACAATTTCTACTTTTATTCATAATTATGGGTCCTGTTAGAGGAACTTTATTTTTATTTCCTTATGGGATCTTGGCTTTTTGGTTAGGTTGGTGTTGGTTTAAAGAAAAGAGTTGGAAACTTAGTTTAACTGGGGGAGTTATTATTGGAACCCTTGGCTTCTTACTGAGAGTAATAGCATTATCTACGTTGGTTGGAGATAATCTTTGGGTATTAATTACTAGAGCTAGTTATGGTCTAATAGAAAAGTTCATTGGATTATTTAATTTACCTCTATATCCCTCAATTTTTACTATACAATTAGGTGCAATTTTATTGATAATTTTTCAAGAAATAGTTTATGTTTTAACTGTACATGTAGTTGCCTATTCTCTGTTTCCTAGATTTAAATTAACCATCCCAGATCCTCCAAGATTATTAAATAGCTTAGTTGATTTTAATAATTAA
- the topA gene encoding type I DNA topoisomerase: MDHTLVIVESPTKAKTIRKFLPSNYEVLASMGHVRDLPKGAAEIPAAVKKEKWSRIGVNTTEDFEPLYIVPKDKKKVVKELKDALKGATQLLLATDEDREGESISWHLLQILKPKIPTKRMVFHEITKKAINKALDQTREIDMELVQAQETRRILDRLFGYELSPLLWKKVAPRLSAGRVQSVSVRLLVRRERERRSFKKASYWGIKASLVKDNVTFETKLFSLNGQRISNGSDFDEQTGKLKEGNKSLTIGEEQVNDLLKIFSSKDWLVSKIEKKPSTRKPVPPFTTSTLQQEANRKLRLSARETMRCAQGLYERGFITYMRTDSVHLSEQATRAARECVSSMYGREYLSNSPRQFNSTARNAQEAHEAIRPAGEVFKTPKETNLTGRDLSLYDLIWKRTVASQMAEARLTMINAEISVGDGLFKSSGKSIDFAGFFRAYVEGSDDPSSSLEQKEIILPNLTTGTCLEVTNKESTFHETKPPARYTEAALVKVLEKEGIGRPSTYASIIGTIVDRGYANISSNTLAPTFTAFAVTALLEEHFPDLVDTTFTAKMESSLDEISSGNLEWLPYLETFYKGKNGLEVKVQKTEGDIDGKAYRQVDFEDLPCVVRIGSNGPWLEGTKIDESGNEIQAKGNLPMDITPGDLDIKQVDQILSGPSDLGTDPKTGEKVFLRFGPYGPYVQLGNNDQDKAKPRRASLPKELKTDDLTLDEALVLLSLPRLLGVHPEGGVVEADRGRFGPYIKWIKNENESENRSLKKEDDVFTVDIERALEILAMPKMGRGGQEVLKDFGKPKEFKEKIQILNGRYGVYLKCGKTNVSIAKDTDIEKFTIDDAVSLLEEKLKDKKGAILKKTKISNKKTTRNKKS; this comes from the coding sequence TTGGATCACACACTTGTTATTGTTGAAAGTCCCACCAAAGCAAAAACCATAAGAAAGTTTTTGCCTTCTAATTATGAAGTTCTCGCTTCAATGGGACATGTAAGAGATCTTCCAAAAGGAGCTGCTGAAATACCTGCTGCAGTTAAAAAGGAAAAATGGTCAAGGATAGGAGTTAATACAACAGAAGATTTTGAACCACTTTATATAGTTCCAAAAGATAAGAAAAAGGTTGTTAAAGAGTTAAAAGATGCATTGAAAGGTGCCACCCAGCTATTACTGGCAACTGATGAAGATAGAGAGGGAGAAAGTATTAGTTGGCATCTCCTACAAATACTTAAGCCTAAAATACCAACCAAGAGAATGGTTTTTCATGAAATTACGAAAAAGGCAATTAATAAAGCTTTAGATCAAACAAGAGAAATTGATATGGAACTTGTTCAGGCTCAAGAAACAAGAAGAATCTTGGATAGGCTTTTTGGATATGAATTATCTCCTTTACTTTGGAAGAAGGTAGCTCCCCGATTATCCGCTGGTCGTGTTCAATCAGTTTCTGTAAGACTTCTTGTTAGGAGAGAGAGAGAAAGAAGATCCTTTAAAAAAGCTAGTTATTGGGGGATTAAAGCTTCCCTAGTAAAAGATAATGTTACTTTCGAAACTAAATTATTCAGTTTAAACGGTCAAAGAATTTCTAACGGTTCCGATTTCGATGAACAGACCGGTAAATTAAAAGAAGGAAATAAATCTTTAACAATTGGAGAAGAACAAGTAAACGATTTATTGAAGATTTTCTCCTCTAAGGATTGGTTAGTCTCAAAAATTGAAAAAAAACCATCTACTCGTAAGCCAGTTCCTCCATTTACAACTAGTACATTACAACAAGAAGCAAATAGGAAGCTTCGTTTGTCTGCCAGAGAAACTATGAGATGTGCACAAGGGCTATATGAGAGAGGTTTCATAACTTATATGAGAACTGATTCAGTTCATCTCTCCGAACAAGCCACAAGAGCTGCTAGAGAGTGTGTCAGTTCTATGTATGGAAGAGAATATTTATCAAACTCACCAAGACAATTTAATTCAACTGCAAGAAATGCTCAAGAAGCACATGAAGCTATTAGGCCGGCAGGTGAGGTATTTAAAACACCAAAGGAAACTAATCTAACTGGTAGAGACTTATCACTTTACGATTTAATTTGGAAAAGAACTGTTGCCAGTCAAATGGCAGAAGCCAGGTTAACAATGATTAATGCTGAAATTAGCGTAGGGGATGGATTATTTAAATCGAGCGGGAAAAGTATTGATTTCGCAGGATTTTTCAGAGCTTATGTTGAGGGAAGTGATGATCCAAGTTCATCCCTTGAACAAAAAGAAATTATTCTCCCAAACTTAACAACTGGAACATGTCTTGAAGTTACTAATAAGGAATCTACTTTTCATGAAACTAAACCTCCTGCAAGATATACAGAGGCTGCATTAGTTAAGGTTCTTGAAAAAGAAGGGATTGGAAGACCTTCTACCTATGCCAGCATTATTGGGACCATAGTTGATAGAGGTTATGCGAATATATCTTCCAATACTTTGGCTCCAACGTTTACAGCTTTTGCTGTTACTGCTCTATTAGAAGAACATTTTCCTGATCTGGTTGATACTACTTTTACCGCAAAAATGGAATCTTCATTGGATGAGATATCTTCAGGCAATCTTGAGTGGCTACCATACCTCGAAACTTTCTATAAAGGCAAAAATGGTTTGGAGGTAAAGGTTCAGAAAACAGAGGGTGATATTGATGGTAAAGCTTATAGACAAGTTGATTTCGAAGACCTTCCTTGCGTAGTCAGAATAGGCTCTAACGGACCTTGGCTAGAGGGTACAAAAATTGATGAATCTGGTAATGAAATTCAGGCTAAAGGTAATCTTCCAATGGATATTACTCCTGGAGATTTAGACATAAAACAAGTTGATCAAATCTTGAGTGGCCCATCGGATCTTGGAACTGATCCAAAAACTGGGGAAAAAGTCTTTTTAAGATTTGGCCCTTATGGACCCTACGTTCAATTGGGAAATAATGATCAAGATAAAGCTAAACCAAGAAGAGCTTCATTACCCAAAGAGCTGAAAACTGATGATCTAACTCTAGATGAGGCTCTTGTACTTTTAAGTTTGCCTAGATTGTTAGGAGTTCATCCTGAAGGAGGAGTTGTTGAGGCTGATAGAGGAAGATTTGGCCCTTATATCAAATGGATTAAAAATGAAAATGAATCTGAAAACAGATCCCTAAAGAAAGAGGATGATGTTTTTACAGTTGATATAGAACGAGCATTAGAAATTCTTGCGATGCCAAAAATGGGTAGAGGTGGTCAAGAGGTACTTAAAGACTTTGGAAAACCGAAAGAATTTAAAGAAAAAATTCAAATATTAAATGGAAGATATGGCGTCTATTTAAAATGTGGCAAAACTAATGTTTCGATTGCCAAAGATACTGACATCGAAAAATTTACCATTGATGACGCAGTATCTCTTTTAGAAGAAAAACTAAAAGATAAAAAAGGCGCAATTTTAAAAAAAACAAAGATTAGTAATAAAAAAACTACTAGGAACAAGAAAAGTTAG
- the chlG gene encoding chlorophyll synthase ChlG, producing the protein MNDPKQLLGIKGASETSSIWKLRIQLMKPITWIPLIWGVICGAAASGNFEWTFSNVLASLACMLMSGPLLAGYTQTINDFFDKEIDAINEPNRPIPSGKISIKDVKIQIWVLLIAGLVVAFLLDLYAKHSFPSVLLLALGGSFVSYIYSAPPLKLKQNGWLGNYALGASYIALPWWAGQALFGKLTIVTAILTLAYSLSGLGIAVINDFKSVEGDSKLGLNSLPVVFGIKNASRISAGLIDIFQLAMVVVLVIIGQHLASVILVLLVIPQITFQDMWLLRDPLKFDVKYQASAQPFLITGMLVTALAIGHSFLVA; encoded by the coding sequence GTGAATGATCCAAAACAACTATTAGGAATTAAGGGTGCCTCTGAAACATCAAGTATATGGAAACTCCGTATACAGTTAATGAAACCTATAACGTGGATCCCTTTGATATGGGGAGTTATTTGTGGAGCAGCTGCAAGTGGGAATTTTGAATGGACATTTAGTAATGTTTTAGCTTCATTAGCATGTATGTTGATGAGTGGACCACTTCTGGCTGGTTATACCCAAACCATAAATGATTTTTTTGATAAAGAAATTGATGCAATTAATGAACCAAATAGACCAATTCCTTCTGGAAAAATTTCAATTAAAGATGTAAAAATACAAATCTGGGTATTACTTATAGCGGGTTTAGTAGTTGCTTTTCTATTGGATTTATATGCTAAACACAGCTTTCCCTCTGTATTACTTTTGGCATTAGGAGGTTCCTTTGTAAGTTATATATATTCTGCCCCACCACTCAAATTAAAACAGAATGGTTGGCTTGGAAATTATGCATTAGGAGCATCTTATATAGCTTTACCTTGGTGGGCAGGACAGGCATTGTTTGGGAAATTAACTATCGTTACGGCGATACTAACACTTGCTTATAGCCTCTCAGGACTTGGAATTGCTGTTATTAATGATTTCAAAAGTGTTGAAGGAGACTCAAAGCTAGGCTTAAATTCTCTACCAGTAGTATTTGGAATTAAAAATGCAAGTAGAATAAGTGCAGGACTGATTGACATTTTTCAATTAGCAATGGTAGTAGTATTAGTCATTATTGGTCAACACTTAGCCTCTGTAATTTTGGTTTTATTGGTAATCCCACAAATTACATTTCAAGATATGTGGTTACTAAGAGATCCTCTAAAGTTTGATGTCAAATATCAAGCAAGTGCCCAACCGTTCCTTATAACTGGAATGTTAGTAACAGCTTTAGCGATAGGACATAGTTTTTTAGTTGCTTAA
- the petP gene encoding cytochrome b6f subunit PetP: MAETKLLPKIGSKIKININKVKDRLPAKLIDQISSNPKAVITGYKMTDGRSIGITAKFQNGEQNWFFPEEIEKG, encoded by the coding sequence ATGGCTGAAACAAAATTATTACCCAAAATTGGTAGTAAAATCAAAATTAACATTAACAAAGTAAAAGATAGACTACCAGCTAAATTAATCGATCAAATATCCTCGAATCCTAAAGCCGTAATAACAGGCTATAAAATGACAGACGGCAGAAGTATTGGGATCACCGCAAAATTTCAAAATGGTGAGCAGAATTGGTTTTTCCCAGAAGAAATTGAGAAAGGTTAA
- the hisF gene encoding imidazole glycerol phosphate synthase subunit HisF: MVALRLIPCLDVAHGRVVKGVNFVNLRDSGDPVELACRYSDEGADELVFLDIRASVENRNTLVDLVSRTAKSVKIPFTVGGGIDSVSSINDLLRAGADKVSLNSSAVRNPDLISKSSREFGNQCIVIAIDAKRKVNKTDEWEVYVKGGRENTGIDVLSWAKKVEKSGAGEILLTSMDGDGTQNGYDLHLTECVANIVNIPVIASGGAGCLEDIYDVFNEGRASAALLASLLHDKKLSLREIKTFLLEKKLPIRPYE; this comes from the coding sequence ATGGTAGCTCTTCGTTTAATTCCTTGTTTAGATGTCGCCCATGGCAGAGTCGTTAAAGGTGTAAATTTTGTTAACTTGAGAGACTCAGGCGATCCTGTTGAATTGGCTTGTAGATATTCTGATGAGGGCGCAGATGAATTAGTATTCTTAGATATTAGAGCTAGTGTAGAAAATAGAAATACATTAGTTGACCTTGTCTCTAGGACCGCAAAATCAGTAAAAATCCCATTTACAGTAGGTGGAGGAATAGATTCTGTTTCTTCAATTAATGATCTTTTAAGAGCTGGAGCGGACAAAGTGAGTTTGAATTCTTCTGCTGTAAGAAATCCAGATTTAATTTCTAAAAGTTCTAGAGAATTTGGTAATCAATGTATCGTGATAGCAATTGATGCTAAAAGAAAAGTAAATAAGACCGATGAATGGGAGGTATATGTAAAAGGAGGGAGAGAAAATACTGGAATAGATGTATTAAGTTGGGCAAAGAAAGTTGAGAAGTCAGGCGCAGGGGAAATTTTGCTTACTTCAATGGATGGTGATGGCACGCAGAATGGATATGATTTACATCTGACTGAATGTGTTGCCAATATTGTTAATATTCCAGTGATTGCTTCTGGAGGAGCAGGTTGTTTAGAAGATATCTATGATGTTTTTAATGAAGGTAGGGCATCTGCTGCACTTTTAGCATCTTTACTTCATGATAAGAAACTTTCTTTAAGAGAAATAAAGACTTTCCTCCTCGAAAAAAAACTTCCAATTAGACCATATGAATAA
- the ubiE gene encoding bifunctional demethylmenaquinone methyltransferase/2-methoxy-6-polyprenyl-1,4-benzoquinol methylase UbiE, which produces MKFTKTIEVKNIFNKISYKYDFLNNLLSFGLHRLWKRKLINLLEPLNGEDWADLCCGTGDLAFLISERVSPRGSITGIDSAEDILNIAKKKSELKKNKFIKWEMKDVLEIHDYAKNFDGICMSYGLRNLNNVEEGIKKVFDLLKDKGRAGFLDFNHSKRNSLSNIFQKIYLRLIVVTISRLFNLGSEYAYIEKSISNFPKKNELISIAKEVGFKKAEYRTILVGQMGILILTK; this is translated from the coding sequence ATGAAATTCACAAAAACTATCGAAGTCAAAAATATATTTAATAAAATTTCTTATAAATATGACTTTTTAAATAATCTATTAAGTTTTGGGCTGCACAGATTATGGAAAAGGAAATTAATTAATTTATTGGAACCTTTAAATGGTGAAGATTGGGCTGATTTATGCTGTGGAACTGGAGATTTAGCATTCTTAATTTCTGAGAGAGTTAGTCCAAGGGGTTCAATTACTGGGATTGACAGTGCAGAGGATATCTTGAATATTGCAAAAAAAAAATCAGAGCTTAAAAAAAATAAATTTATTAAGTGGGAAATGAAAGATGTATTAGAAATTCATGATTATGCAAAAAATTTTGATGGGATTTGCATGTCATATGGACTTAGAAACTTGAATAATGTTGAAGAAGGAATAAAAAAAGTTTTTGATCTTTTGAAGGATAAGGGAAGGGCAGGATTTTTGGATTTTAATCACTCAAAAAGAAATTCTTTATCCAATATTTTTCAGAAAATTTATTTAAGATTAATTGTAGTAACCATTTCGCGGCTTTTTAATTTAGGTTCAGAGTACGCATATATTGAAAAAAGTATTAGTAATTTTCCAAAGAAAAATGAGCTTATAAGTATTGCTAAGGAAGTTGGATTTAAAAAAGCTGAATATAGAACTATTTTGGTGGGGCAAATGGGAATACTAATTTTAACTAAATAA
- the cobT gene encoding nicotinate mononucleotide-dependent phosphoribosyltransferase CobT produces MYSTELGINFFGNESNKKRKLNKIEILKKNIKNLKIFLIIAGTNTSQIPGISAAGINAKSRRTTALADAEFLLEGASKDYKYKLPLLNAGVTPALISHVCSKLINIYPVIVPIGIGAKPYFNHLFVEDRNLGPSNCLTTGKSMTKERVLNLYEKGLAIGKSLKQPVLISESVPGGTTTAQAVMEAFGLKVSNLVGSSLFKAPRELRRKVVKRGLFNANFKADFDSFDVVAAVGDPFQAFSMGLLIGARLAKQLVILSGGSQMLAVILLVLEFLDENKDEFIEDVFIATTGWLVKDNSLNDLVNLINEKYDVKLLGLASPLNFKSSKYKELRDYELGHVKEGVGAGGISLLAFLDGFKNEEIVSLCQQNLEMMKGLGQIALEKDC; encoded by the coding sequence ATGTACAGTACAGAATTAGGGATAAATTTTTTTGGTAATGAATCCAATAAAAAAAGAAAACTTAACAAGATAGAAATACTGAAAAAGAATATTAAAAATTTAAAAATTTTTCTTATAATTGCTGGCACTAATACATCTCAAATTCCAGGAATTTCCGCAGCAGGTATTAATGCAAAATCAAGGAGAACAACTGCACTCGCAGATGCCGAATTTTTGCTTGAGGGTGCTTCAAAAGATTATAAATATAAATTACCTCTTCTCAATGCAGGAGTAACTCCTGCCCTAATCAGTCATGTTTGTTCAAAGCTTATAAATATTTATCCAGTTATTGTTCCTATAGGAATAGGAGCAAAGCCTTATTTTAATCATTTGTTTGTAGAAGATAGAAATTTAGGCCCATCAAATTGTCTTACTACTGGTAAATCGATGACTAAAGAGAGAGTTTTAAATCTCTATGAAAAAGGTCTTGCGATAGGAAAATCCTTAAAACAACCAGTTTTAATTTCTGAATCTGTACCGGGGGGCACCACAACTGCTCAGGCAGTAATGGAAGCTTTTGGTTTGAAGGTATCTAATTTAGTAGGGAGTAGTTTATTTAAAGCGCCAAGAGAACTAAGAAGAAAAGTAGTTAAAAGAGGACTTTTCAATGCAAATTTTAAGGCTGATTTCGACTCTTTTGATGTTGTCGCCGCGGTAGGTGATCCTTTCCAAGCTTTCTCAATGGGTCTATTAATTGGTGCCAGGTTAGCAAAACAACTTGTAATATTGTCTGGAGGAAGTCAGATGTTAGCGGTCATTTTGCTTGTATTAGAATTTTTAGATGAAAACAAAGATGAATTTATTGAAGATGTTTTTATTGCGACAACTGGGTGGCTTGTGAAAGATAATTCTCTAAATGATTTAGTTAATCTAATTAATGAAAAATATGATGTCAAATTATTAGGTTTAGCCAGTCCTTTAAATTTCAAATCTTCAAAATACAAAGAATTGAGGGATTATGAATTAGGTCATGTAAAGGAAGGTGTAGGTGCTGGTGGAATATCATTGCTTGCTTTCTTAGATGGATTTAAAAATGAAGAAATAGTTTCATTGTGTCAACAAAATCTAGAAATGATGAAGGGCCTAGGTCAAATTGCTTTAGAGAAGGATTGCTGA
- a CDS encoding DUF721 domain-containing protein, producing the protein MNRRNPHPLKNCLDNFKKSCGDLDKLSKINENWKNLIGLELFQECKPLNIEKKILTIAVNHPQWRQALIYNKHKLKERIEKIGITLNEIKIIQNYEIKNKNIKATNAKIVWAKHPSRINQNNMCICTLCNSPTPEGEIKRWGKCSFCWRKIKN; encoded by the coding sequence GTGAATAGAAGGAATCCACATCCATTGAAAAATTGTCTTGATAATTTCAAAAAATCCTGCGGAGACTTAGATAAACTTTCTAAAATCAATGAAAACTGGAAAAACTTAATCGGCTTAGAACTATTTCAAGAATGTAAACCATTAAATATTGAAAAAAAAATACTTACTATTGCAGTAAATCATCCGCAGTGGCGCCAAGCTTTAATTTATAACAAGCATAAATTAAAAGAAAGAATCGAGAAAATTGGAATAACTTTGAATGAAATAAAAATAATACAAAATTATGAAATTAAAAATAAAAATATCAAAGCTACTAATGCAAAGATAGTTTGGGCAAAGCATCCAAGCAGAATCAATCAAAATAATATGTGCATTTGTACGCTTTGTAATTCCCCTACTCCTGAGGGCGAGATCAAAAGATGGGGAAAGTGTTCTTTTTGTTGGAGAAAAATAAAAAACTAA
- a CDS encoding NAD(P)H-quinone oxidoreductase subunit N, which translates to MPNEIFTINLNAQAIIPEAFILLGIVGTLLVDLAGEKTASKWAPIICYSSIGSSLVSLALQWSNPVESAFLGSFNSDNLAIAFRAIISLSTLVSLLISWRYTEQSGSPIGEFAAIVLSATLGAMLLCGSTDLISVFISLETLSVASYLLSGYLKRDPRSSEAALKYLLVGSAAAAVYLYGSSFLYGLSGSTNLETIGLEIINKPSFITSLALVFVLSTVAFKIAAVPFHQWTPDVYEGSPTPVVAFLSVGSKTAGFAFAIRILSTTFSSFDEEWKLLFTILAILSMALGNVVALAQTSMKRMLAYSSIGQAGFVMIGIVSGTQDGLSASVLYLAAYLFMNLGAFSCVILFSLRTGSDRILDYSGLYQKDPLITLGLSLCLLSLGGLPPMLGFFGKIYLFFAGWANHQYLLVIVGLVTSVISIYYYISVIKMMVVKEPQEASEIVKSYPEINWGIVGLPPLRIALYTCVAVTALGGILSNPLFKLANTAVSETPFLQDIIATANKIS; encoded by the coding sequence GTGCCCAACGAAATCTTTACAATTAATCTAAATGCTCAAGCCATTATTCCAGAGGCTTTTATTTTATTGGGTATTGTTGGAACACTTCTTGTAGATTTAGCTGGAGAAAAAACTGCATCAAAATGGGCGCCAATAATTTGCTATTCATCAATTGGCAGCTCTCTTGTTAGTTTGGCATTGCAATGGAGTAATCCTGTAGAAAGTGCATTTCTTGGGTCCTTTAATTCTGATAATTTAGCAATCGCATTTAGAGCAATAATTTCTTTATCAACCTTAGTATCACTACTTATAAGTTGGCGCTATACAGAACAGAGTGGTAGCCCAATTGGCGAATTTGCCGCGATAGTTCTTTCGGCCACCCTTGGAGCAATGCTTTTGTGTGGATCTACTGACCTAATTAGTGTATTTATATCTCTGGAAACGTTATCTGTAGCAAGTTACTTACTTTCTGGTTACCTCAAGAGAGATCCAAGAAGTTCAGAGGCGGCCTTAAAATACCTCCTTGTTGGATCAGCAGCAGCTGCTGTCTATTTGTATGGATCCTCTTTTCTTTATGGATTAAGTGGTTCAACAAACTTAGAGACAATAGGTTTAGAGATTATCAACAAGCCGTCCTTCATTACATCACTAGCTCTTGTATTTGTCTTATCAACAGTTGCTTTTAAAATTGCTGCTGTTCCCTTTCATCAATGGACTCCTGATGTATATGAGGGTTCACCTACACCTGTAGTAGCTTTTTTATCTGTTGGTTCAAAAACAGCGGGCTTTGCATTTGCAATAAGAATATTAAGCACAACTTTCTCCTCTTTTGACGAAGAATGGAAACTTTTATTTACCATTTTGGCCATATTAAGCATGGCTCTAGGAAATGTTGTAGCTCTAGCTCAAACCTCAATGAAAAGGATGCTAGCCTACAGTTCTATTGGACAAGCTGGATTTGTAATGATTGGAATAGTATCTGGCACACAAGATGGTTTATCAGCATCTGTTTTGTATTTGGCTGCATATTTATTTATGAATTTGGGTGCATTTTCTTGTGTAATACTTTTCTCACTAAGAACTGGTTCTGACAGAATTCTTGATTACTCAGGACTTTACCAAAAAGATCCTCTCATTACATTAGGTTTAAGCCTTTGTCTTCTATCACTTGGAGGTTTACCTCCAATGTTAGGCTTTTTTGGAAAGATATACTTGTTCTTTGCAGGTTGGGCAAATCATCAATATCTATTAGTAATAGTTGGATTAGTAACTTCAGTTATATCTATTTATTACTACATTTCAGTGATAAAAATGATGGTAGTTAAAGAACCACAGGAAGCTTCTGAAATAGTCAAATCATATCCTGAAATTAATTGGGGAATTGTAGGATTACCTCCCTTGAGAATTGCACTTTATACTTGTGTCGCAGTAACTGCTCTAGGAGGAATCCTGTCCAATCCTCTTTTTAAATTAGCTAATACAGCAGTTTCAGAAACTCCTTTCTTACAAGATATTATTGCTACAGCAAACAAAATTTCCTAG
- a CDS encoding ABC transporter ATP-binding protein: MAKKVASLENISKTYGKEDLTVKALDSINLEIYKGDYLAVMGASGSGKSTAMNIIGCLDRPSDGIYKLNGIPVENLSDDELAEIRNQKLGFVFQQFHLLSDATALENVTLPMIYAGIDPEQRLERGKNALKKVGLSERMNNRPNQLSGGQQQRVAIARAIINNPAILLADEPTGALDSKTTEDVLDLFDKLHESGITIVLVTHEDEVANRAKKIAKFKDGRIVELKVN; this comes from the coding sequence ATGGCCAAGAAAGTAGCGAGTTTAGAAAATATATCTAAAACATATGGGAAAGAGGATCTAACTGTTAAAGCATTGGATAGCATAAACTTAGAAATCTACAAAGGTGATTATTTAGCTGTAATGGGAGCTAGTGGCTCTGGCAAAAGTACAGCTATGAATATTATTGGATGTCTAGATAGACCATCTGACGGTATTTATAAATTAAATGGTATTCCTGTTGAGAATTTATCTGATGATGAGCTCGCGGAAATACGTAACCAAAAATTAGGCTTCGTTTTCCAACAATTTCATCTTTTATCAGACGCAACTGCACTTGAAAACGTAACTTTGCCGATGATTTACGCTGGTATTGATCCTGAACAAAGATTAGAGCGGGGTAAGAATGCCTTAAAAAAAGTTGGCCTTTCAGAAAGGATGAATAATCGTCCAAACCAATTATCCGGAGGTCAACAACAACGAGTTGCTATTGCGAGGGCTATTATCAATAACCCTGCAATTTTGTTGGCAGACGAACCTACTGGAGCACTAGATTCAAAAACCACTGAAGATGTATTAGATCTTTTTGACAAGCTGCATGAATCTGGAATAACTATAGTTTTAGTTACTCATGAAGATGAAGTTGCAAATCGCGCAAAAAAAATAGCCAAATTTAAGGATGGAAGAATAGTTGAATTAAAAGTTAATTAA
- a CDS encoding biotin--[acetyl-CoA-carboxylase] ligase, whose product MKVIGPAAKTVFYLKKIQGQYPSWRLFYKIKCKSTENELTNLLGYSEIKKNQPVAIIAREQISGVGQNSKTWVSPKGGIWLSAAYPIFSKEFEYQIFNLSLGIKICEMLRQENINVCLKWPNDIFFGSKKLIGFLPRVVTRGKEIIYVRIGLGMNVLNDTPSEGISLSKVLQTKNINQHYWTAKVLKAFYDSIESNKKKEYVIKSANKFLTKSFLPSGYCPHTWKIKDIDSNGNLRIENETELKVIRRF is encoded by the coding sequence TTGAAAGTTATTGGACCTGCAGCTAAAACAGTTTTTTATTTAAAGAAAATTCAGGGTCAATATCCAAGCTGGAGACTTTTTTACAAAATAAAATGTAAAAGTACCGAAAATGAGCTAACAAACTTGCTTGGATATTCTGAAATAAAGAAAAACCAGCCAGTAGCAATAATCGCAAGAGAACAGATATCAGGGGTTGGCCAAAATTCAAAAACTTGGGTTTCTCCAAAAGGCGGGATTTGGTTAAGTGCAGCTTACCCAATATTCTCAAAAGAATTTGAATATCAAATATTTAATTTGTCTTTAGGTATTAAGATATGTGAAATGCTTAGACAAGAGAATATAAATGTTTGTTTGAAATGGCCAAACGACATTTTTTTTGGTTCAAAAAAGTTGATTGGATTTTTACCAAGGGTGGTAACGAGAGGCAAAGAAATTATCTATGTAAGAATAGGTCTTGGTATGAATGTTTTAAATGACACTCCATCAGAAGGTATTTCATTATCAAAAGTACTTCAAACTAAGAATATTAATCAACATTATTGGACAGCCAAAGTTCTTAAAGCTTTTTATGATTCAATTGAATCTAATAAGAAGAAAGAATATGTGATTAAATCTGCAAATAAGTTTCTTACTAAAAGTTTTTTACCTAGTGGTTATTGTCCTCATACATGGAAAATTAAAGATATTGATTCCAATGGGAATTTAAGAATTGAAAATGAAACTGAACTGAAGGTAATTCGAAGGTTTTGA